The following proteins are co-located in the Herpetosiphon gulosus genome:
- the groES gene encoding co-chaperone GroES, with product MSDFRIRPLADRVVIKPQAKEEKTKSGLFLPDTANKEKPQEGLVVAVGEGKLDDNGKRVPVAVQVGDRVLFAKYAGTEIKLDDEDYLILAEKDILAVVQG from the coding sequence ATGTCTGATTTCCGGATTCGCCCCTTGGCCGATCGTGTGGTGATCAAGCCTCAAGCCAAAGAAGAAAAAACCAAAAGTGGCTTGTTCCTGCCCGACACAGCGAATAAAGAAAAGCCTCAAGAAGGCCTCGTTGTGGCCGTTGGTGAAGGCAAGTTGGATGATAACGGCAAGCGCGTGCCAGTTGCAGTGCAAGTTGGTGATCGGGTGCTGTTTGCCAAATATGCTGGCACCGAGATCAAGTTGGACGACGAAGATTATTTGATTTTGGCTGAAAAAGATATTTTGGCCGTCGTTCAAGGCTAA
- the groL gene encoding chaperonin GroEL (60 kDa chaperone family; promotes refolding of misfolded polypeptides especially under stressful conditions; forms two stacked rings of heptamers to form a barrel-shaped 14mer; ends can be capped by GroES; misfolded proteins enter the barrel where they are refolded when GroES binds) produces the protein MAKQVAFNEEARRALKRGVDVVADAVKTTLGPRGRNVAIDKKFGSPTVTHDGVTVAKEIELKDPFENMGARLLVEAATKTNDVAGDGTTTATVLAQAIVHEGLRQVAAGANSMMIKRGLDKGTAVLLQAIRDLAKPVNDRTDISSVATISAADSSIGDLIAEVMDKVGKDGVITVEEGKGLGYETEYTEGMQFDRGYISAYFVTNSDRMESDLEDPYILITDKKISSIQEILPVLEKVLQFTKNFVIIAEDIDGEALPTLVLNKLRGTINVLAIKAPGFGDRRKAMLQDIAILTGGTVISEEIGRKLDSATVEDLGRARRVIANKDETTVIEGRGDEEAIKARIEQIRAQIETTTSDFDREKLQERLAKLAGGVAVLKVGAATEPELKERKHRVEDALSTARAAVEEGIVPGGGIALLSVLPALDSVVPANQDEKAAVLILRRALEEPIRQLARNAGEDGAVIIDTVRRLQKDQGDSTLGYNVITGEYGSMVEMGIIDPAKVTRSALQNAVSIASMILTTDALVADIPEKEAAPAPGGMGGMGGMDF, from the coding sequence ATGGCAAAGCAAGTTGCTTTTAATGAAGAAGCCCGCCGCGCTCTCAAACGTGGCGTGGATGTGGTTGCAGATGCAGTTAAGACGACCTTGGGGCCACGCGGTCGCAACGTCGCTATCGATAAAAAATTCGGCTCACCAACCGTAACCCACGACGGCGTTACCGTTGCTAAAGAAATCGAATTGAAAGACCCATTTGAAAACATGGGCGCTCGCTTGTTGGTTGAAGCCGCAACCAAAACCAACGATGTTGCTGGTGACGGTACGACCACCGCAACCGTTTTGGCTCAAGCAATTGTCCACGAAGGCTTACGCCAAGTGGCTGCTGGCGCTAACTCGATGATGATCAAGCGTGGCTTGGACAAAGGCACTGCCGTTTTGTTGCAAGCAATCCGCGATTTGGCCAAGCCAGTCAACGATCGCACCGACATCTCAAGCGTTGCCACCATCTCAGCTGCCGATTCGTCAATTGGCGATTTGATTGCTGAAGTGATGGACAAAGTTGGTAAAGACGGCGTTATCACCGTTGAAGAAGGCAAAGGCTTGGGCTACGAAACCGAATATACCGAAGGTATGCAATTCGATCGTGGCTACATCTCAGCCTACTTCGTCACCAACAGCGACCGCATGGAATCAGATTTGGAAGACCCTTACATTTTGATCACCGACAAGAAGATCAGCTCGATCCAAGAAATCTTGCCAGTGCTCGAAAAAGTCTTGCAATTCACCAAGAACTTCGTAATTATCGCTGAAGACATCGACGGCGAAGCCTTGCCAACCCTCGTGTTGAACAAATTGCGCGGCACGATCAACGTGTTGGCAATCAAAGCGCCTGGCTTCGGCGATCGCCGCAAAGCCATGTTGCAAGATATTGCCATCCTCACCGGTGGTACGGTTATCAGCGAAGAAATTGGCCGCAAGCTTGACAGCGCCACGGTCGAAGATTTGGGCCGCGCTCGCCGCGTGATTGCCAACAAAGACGAAACCACGGTTATCGAAGGCCGCGGCGACGAAGAAGCAATCAAAGCTCGGATCGAACAAATTCGTGCTCAAATTGAAACTACCACCAGCGATTTCGATCGCGAGAAACTGCAAGAACGCTTGGCCAAATTGGCTGGTGGCGTGGCAGTGCTCAAGGTTGGTGCTGCAACCGAGCCAGAATTGAAAGAACGCAAGCACCGCGTCGAAGATGCGCTCTCAACCGCTCGTGCAGCTGTTGAAGAAGGTATCGTACCTGGTGGCGGGATTGCCTTGTTGAGCGTGTTGCCAGCCTTGGATAGCGTTGTGCCAGCCAACCAAGACGAAAAAGCTGCTGTCTTGATTCTGCGCCGCGCCTTGGAAGAACCAATTCGCCAATTGGCTCGCAACGCTGGTGAAGATGGTGCCGTGATTATCGACACCGTGCGCCGCTTGCAAAAAGATCAAGGCGACTCAACCCTTGGCTACAACGTCATCACTGGCGAATATGGCTCAATGGTCGAAATGGGTATCATCGACCCAGCCAAGGTAACTCGCTCGGCCTTGCAAAACGCCGTCTCGATTGCCTCGATGATCTTGACCACCGATGCCTTGGTCGCCGATATCCCAGAAAAAGAAGCTGCACCAGCTCCTGGCGGTATGGGTGGCATGGGCGGCATGGATTTCTAA